Genomic segment of Oscillatoria salina IIICB1:
TTTTTATTCTTGACATTAAAATAAAAAGGTGGTAAGAGATTACAGCGATCGCGTAGTTATTGAAGACCTCGGCAGACAATCTTCCACTATTTAAGAATCGAATGATAACATGGAAAATTGCGGCAGAAAATAACATCGAGTTGAGAATACTATGAGTCTGACACAACAACGCAAACAAGAATTAATGTCTGAATATCAGGTTCACGAAACTGATACAGGTTCGGCGGATCTGCAAGTGGCAATGCTTACCGAAAGAATCAATCAACTGACAAAACACCTCCAAGCGAATAAACAAGATCATTCTTCTCGTCGAGGCTTGTTAAAAATGATCGGTCGTCGTAAGCGTCTGTTATCTTACATTCAAAAGCAAAATCGCGATCGCTATAAAAATTTGATTACTCGTTTGGGCATTCGCGGTTAAAAAAATAAGGTATAGTTATGGTTTCTGAATCCGAAGAACGAGATCGCTTACCGTTTGAACCTCGTCAGAAGAAGAAAAAAACACCGAAAAAAGCACCAACTGCAACTCCAGCAACTACGGAAAAACCGAACAAAAGCCGATCTGATGCTCAATTAAAGGGCGCTGTCCCGGAAGTGGTCAGTAAGCGGATGATCCGCCGGATGGCTTTGTTTTGCGGGATTCCTACGGTTTTGGGAATCGGCTCTTTTATCGTCAGCTATTTTATTGTCAGCAAAGATTGGTTCGATTTGCCAACAGTAGCGGTACTGTTGATAAGTATGGCATTCTTTGGTTTAGGTGTTGTCGGTTTGAGTTATGGCATCTTTTCCGCTTCCTGGGAAGAAGAAAGAGTCGGCAGTTGGTTGGGTTTTGCCGAGTTCAAAACGAACTTTGGACGCACAGTTGCCGCTTGGCGATCGCAACGACAAGAGGCAAAAGGAGACTAAAGAAACTATTAGCGAAAGTTTATCCTTGGGCTTCGGCAACGTAAACTTAAGATAATTGGCGATTCTCAACGAATTTGCTCCGAAACAGTTTCATAAATCACTAAATTTACTCATTAGGAAATTTTGCCATGATTGTAGTTATGAAGGTTGGTTCCCCAGAAGCCGAAATTGAGCGCATTAATTCGGAGTTTGAAGACTGGGGTTTGACTCCCGAGAAAATTGTCGGTAAGCACAAAGTTGTCATTGGTTTGGTGGGCGATACCGCCGCCCTCGATCCTTTGCAAATTGAGGAAATTAGCCCTTGGATTGAGCAAGTTTTACGGGTAGAACGTCCTTACAAACGGGCTAGTCGCGAGTTTCGTCACGGTGAAGCTAGCGAGGTGATTGTTTCTACTCCCGAAGGTCCGGTTATTTTCGGCGAACATCATCCAGTAGCGATCGTTGCTGGTCCTTGTTCGGTGGAAAACGAGCAGATGATTGTGGAAACGGCAAAACGCGTCAAAGCGGCTGGGGCGAAGTTTTTGCGCGGTGGGGCTTACAAACCTCGGACTTCTCCTTATTCTTTCCAAGGTCACGGTGAAAGTGCGCTGGATCTGTTGGCTGCTGCGAGGGATGCTAGCGGGCTGGGAATTATTACTGAGGTAATGGATACTGCTGATGTGGAAAAGGTTGGCGAAGTTGCTGACGTGCTACAAATCGGCGCCAGAAATATGCAAAATTTCCCTTTGTTGAAGAAGGTGGGAGCGCAGGATAAGCCTGTGTTACTGAAGCGGGGAATGTCGGCGACGATTGAAGAGTGGCTGATGGCTTCGGAATATGTTTTGGCTGCGGGAAATCCGAATGTGATTTTGTGCGAACGGGGAATTCGGGCTTTCGATCGCCAGTATGCTCGCAATACTCTCGATTTGGCGGCGATTCCTGTGTTACGCGAGTTGACTCATTTACCGATTATGATCGATCCGAGTCACGGTACCGGACGGGCTGAGTATGTTCCGACGATGGCGATGGCAGCGATCGCGGCTGGTTGCGATGCTTTGATGATTGAAGTTCATCCTAACCCGGCGAAGGCTCTTTCTGATGGGCCTCAGTCTTTGACTCCAGAACGTTTCGACCGTTTGATGACTGAGTTGTCGGCGATCGGTAAGGCTGTTAATCGTTGGCAAGAACCTGCGACGGTTTTGGCTTAGTTTTCGTTTTTTTGATGTAGAGGCGCGTTATACCACGCCTCTGCATATTTTTTTGTTTTTCGTTACAAATCTTTGTTAAATTCCTTTGTATGTAGAGGTGTAGTAGTCCTACATCTCTACATATTTTTTATTGTTTCCCGTTTCCATTAATTCAACTTCCGAAGAAGTCGTAAGGGCGATACGAAGAGACCAAAAGAAAAGGAAGGGTCTTGTTTCCATTAATTCAACTTCCGAAGAAGTCGTAAGGCTTTGCCTTCTGGAAATTTGTGGTGAAATACTGGGCGTTTCCATTAATTCAACTTCCGAAGAAGTCGTAAGCCGAGAAATTTTATCCAATGGTTCAAAAGCCGCAATTGTTTCCATTAATTCAACTTCCGAAGAAGTCGTAAGCGAAATTATATCAGGTTGTAAATGGTGCCGAACAAGTTTCCATTAATTCAACTTCCGAAGAAGTCGTAAGAGGGTGGATCTAGAACCCCCTTGATAAAAGGATTATACCCCCCAAAATTCCCGGGGTCAAGCAACTAGCCAAATAATTGATAAAAATTATCATTAATCTCCTTCATTGGGAAGCTGAAATCAATACAGGATAAGGCATTCAAGGGGGTCTACGTAAGAATAAGGTTTTCAGCGATTTGTCAACCCCCTCGAAAATGCAGTGACATTCTCTAAAACTGTAATCTGTGATGAGCGCGTTGGAGAACATCACCTTCGGCTTCTTGGGGGTACTTAGGACAGTCTATTTGTTCTCCAGTTGAAAGAAAAGCAAACCTATCTAATTCTACATCAATCCCAATACTATTAGCTTCTGTAGGGATAACTAGAGCGAGCGATTTTCTACACGAATTTGTTAATTTGTCAATAAGTAAATACTCTTTGTAAAACGCGATCGCCACTTGCTAAAATTACTTAACTGTTATATACTTAAAACTGAAAATCACTGCATTAACTCTTATCGTTTGCTTACGAGAAACTACTGGCAATATATATGAAAAAATCTTTGGGTTTTAAGTATTATCTCGGATGGATTTTCAAGTGAATAATGAATAATTTATTAGTCAAGTAAATTCATCTCAGCGACCATGAAAGAAGTTTTTAGCTTAATCAAAGAAAAAAATTGCCAACTTGCTCAACTACCTTTATTTGAGTTCATGCAAGATCGGAGCATACATCCAGCACAAAGGTTAGTTTTTGCTCCTTGTTTAATACCCTTAGTTATGGGTTTTGCGGATTTGTGGAAAGAAGTTTTCCGAAAAGAACCAACAAACAATCCCATGCAACAAATTCTTAACAAACATACTTACGAAGAAGAAAATCATTGGGAATGGTTGCTAGAAGACTTAAAAAAATTGGGCTTAGACCCCTCAGAAAATTATACTGATACAGTAAGATTTCTTTGGGGAGAAGAAACCCAGAAAACTCGCCAAGTTTGTTTTATTCTTCACCAATTTGCCAATCAAGAAAATCCGGTTTTCAAGCTAGTCGTCGCCGAAGTAGCAGAAGTCACAGCAAATTTATTTTTCTCAATAACTCAGAAAGTAGCTTGGGAACTTGAGGAAATAACTAAACAAGAATATCCATATTTCGGAGATTGTCATCTAAATAGTGAGGCAAACCACAACATTAACAAGACAGAAGTGATCGATGGTTTTGAAGCAATAGAACTGACCGAACAAGAGCGTCAGTTAGCTTTTGAGATAGTTGAAAAAGGATTTGAAGCTTATACAGAAGCAATCAATGAATGGTTCGTATATGCTCAAAAACATCAAAGATCGCCATCCTTGCAAGTTGCATAATTAAGATGGTTCATAAATAATGAAGTGACATTTGGCTTTATACTTAGTTTCCCTTAAGTTAAAGCCAAATGCACAAGCTATAGCAAGCGAACAGTAAACAGCGATCGCCGCCTATGGTAGCACTGAATTCCTAATTCCCGTTCCTTTGCCAACAGTTTTAGTCGGAAAAAATAGCTCAAATAACCCTCTCACCAGGGATTCCCGATCGAGGTGAAAGCACTCCAGTAGTAAGGATGGGATAAATCGCGACTGTTTTCCTTTTCTACCTCTGAATCTAAGGGAAATTCTCGTTTGCTAGTCACGAGATTTCCAGTTTCCAAACGCACTCTCCCGTCCAACATCGCCAATTGTGCTTGTCGTAGCGCTTCTAATTTAGTCGGCGTATCTCGAAGTTGCTGGTAAAATTCTGACATCAACGCTAGCGTACCAATGTCATTGATATACCACAAACTTGCCACTACTGACTTCACTCCTGCTTGCACCGCCGAACCCGCAAAACCTAACTCTACTTCGTTGTTACCAAGGGCTGTCCGACAAGCAGAAAGCACTAATAATTCTACTTGAGGATTGTCCCAATCTAAAGAACGCAACTGAGAAATAGACAACTTACGATCTGCTAGCTGAATGTAAGAATTACTCGGTTTACCAGGAAGAAATTCCGCATGGGTAGCAAAATGAACAATTCCAAAAGGATTTGTCTGTTGTTGTAACTTGAGGTTTTCCAGGGTAAAATCATCATTGAGGAAAATTTTTCCAGGCCAAATGCGGCTAATTGTCGATAACTCAGTTTCAACTGCGGGTAAAGGAGCTAACTCTTCAAACTCACTTGCTCCCATAGCTAGTACCTGATAGCGATCGAGATCGGTTTGGCGAGTATCGGTAAGGCTCAAACTGGGCATTATACCGACACTGTAGCGTTGAATGATATATTCCTGACCATCGTGAAGCGCAGCTAAGGGAAGGGTACGCAAGCCAACATCAGGAATATAAATTAAACTCTCAATTTGTAAACGTTGTAAATCAGCTTCAATAGGTGCAACCAGCCATTGATACATTTTTTGTGCTGGAGCCAAATTAGGACTGTGGCGAACATTGACGATAGTTTGGTAAAATTCCAGCGCTGTTTGCCTTACTTCCGCTCTAGTGACATTAACAGATTTGCGTAGCAAAGTACCATTACCAGTAATTACTATGAGTTCCAGGCGATCGCTAGCTTGCGGTGAATGTGAGTAACGCGATCCTCCCAATTCAACTAAACTCGAAGATTTAGCTGCTTCACTTTCCTGAGAAGCCGAATCTTGGGATAAACTGGTAGGAACAAATACTGCATAAATTATTGCTGGCTTAATGCCTGTAGTTGCTTCCGACTGACGTAAAATATTACTCGCTTGCGTAAGATTGAGCGAGGGAACAACTTCTACTTGCAGATATTCCGTATACTCCCGATTGAATGAGTTTTCTAATTTTTCTACTGCTAGATTACTTGCTCGTGTTTGAGAATATACTTGAGTCGGATTAGGATCGGAAGTAATTTCGGATTCGGATTCTGATTCGGATTCACTGACTTCTACTGACGACTCAGAGTTATTTGGTTGTGTAGAAGTATCTTGTCCAGTAGTTTGATTTTCTAAAGCTAGTGGATTTAACACTTCAGTAACGGGATGGGGAAAATCAGACGCGATCGCCTCAGACTCAGACTCCTCAGCTACTACCTCACTCTCATTATCCTCTTCCTCGTCCTCCTCATCCTCCTCTGATGGTTGAGTAGGATTTTCACCTACTGGATCTGTCGGTTGAGTGGGATTTTCAGCCACTGGGTCTGTCGGTTGAGTGGGTTCCTCTACTTCGGGGTTGGTCGGTTGAGTGGGATTTTCAGCCACTGGGTCTGTCGGTTGAGTGGGTTCCTCTACTTCGGGGTTGGTCGGTTGAGTGGGATTTTCAGCCACTGGGTCTGTCGGTTGAGTGGGTTCCTCTACTTCGGGGTTGGTCGGTTGAGTGGGATTTTCAGCCACTGGGTCTGTCGGTTGAGTGGGTTCCTCTGTTTCGGGATCTGTCGGTTGAGTGGGTTCCTCTACTTCGGGGTCTGTCGGTTGTGTGGGATTTTCAGCCACTGGGTCTGTCGGTTGAGTGGGTTCCTCTACTTCGGGGTTAGTCGGTTGAGTGGGATTTTCAGCCACTGGGTCTGTCGGTTGAGTGGGTTCCTCTGTTTCGGGGTTAGTCGGTTGAGTGGGATTTTCAGCCACTGGATCTGTCGGTTGTGTGGGTTCCTCTGTTTCGGGATCTGTCGGTTGTGTGGGTTCCTCTGTTTCGGGGTTAGTCGGTTGAGTGGGATTTTCACCTACTGGATCTGTCGGTTGAGTGGGTTCCTCTGTTTCGGGATCTGTCGGTTGAGTGGGATTTTCACCTACTGGATCTGTCGGCTGAGTGGGTTCCTCTATTTCGGGGTTGGTCGGTTGAGTGGGTTCCTCTATTTCGGGGTTGGTCGGTTGAGTGGGTTCCTCTGTTTCGGGATCTGTCGGTTGAGTGGGTTCCTCTGTTTCGGGATCTGTCGGTTGTGTGGGATTTTCAGCCACTGGGTCGGTCGGCTGAGTGGGTTCCTCTATTTCGGGGTTGGTCGGTTGAGTGGGTTCCTCTGTTTCGGGATCTGTCGGCTGAGTTGGTTCGGTAGGTATAGGCGGTTCAAATGACCTATTTAACAAGCTAATAATACCGTTGCTACCAGGATTGAGTTCGCCTGTAATAATTTCATCTCTATTGTTTGCTAACAAGGTAATATCTGCACCTTCTTTAGCATTACCAAAAGTAGTGTCTATATCACCAACTGTAATGTTTGCTCCTTCGATGGTTATTGGGATGCCACGAGTTCTAATATTATTATTCGGATCGAGATAATAATTCCCAATTCCATCACGGTCTGCATCTGCTGTAAAGGTAATTGAAATAGTATCTTTATTTTTAAAGTCTAAGTTAGTATTATTAATTTCAATAGTTATGTTGTTTGTTGCTTCTATAATAATATTGCCGATTTGATTTTCAAGTTTATCTGCATCGATGCTTATATCTTCTGAGTAAAAATCCTCTTGAAAGATGCTTGACAAAGTTAAAATTAATGTGGGAGAATTAGATTTTCTGGTAATGAAAACATTTTGGGGATCGAGTAGTAAGGTTCCTGGAATTCCGTTACTAGCACTAACATCAACTGTGCCATTAAAATTTAAGTTTTCTCTACCTGAAATTTCAACAAAGCCACCATTGCCACTATCTCTACCACCTCTAGCAGTCAGATTACCTTGAAAACTAGTTAGTTCGTCAGCCCAGATAATTACTCTACCACCATTACCATTGAGTAAGGCATCGGCGGCGATCGCGCTATCTTCACTGACAAAGGTTCTGACAGCGTTAGGAATTTCTCCATTTCCTTTGTAATCTCCGCCAATACGAATGTTTCCACCACCGTAGAAGCTGGATGCTGCGATATCGGCACTTACTACACCGACGCGATCGCCGATGATATTGATATTACCTCCAATGCGATCGCTCCTCAGTGTTGAGCTATTTATTCTTCCGGAAACGATCGTGTCTCCTGGTTTTGGCGCTACACTTGCTTGGGAACGATTTAATTGGATTTCTCCTGTGGCTGAAACTCTTATTCCTGTTGCTAAATTTTCTGTTCCTCCTGTGAGTAAAGTTGGTAAGTCTAAGGGTTTTATGGGTAAGGGTTGTCCGCGATCGTCGGTAGGGATTTCAATTTCTAAACTTAGTAAGTTTCCTGCTTGACTAATTCTTACTAAACTTGTCCCTGGTACGGCTGCGATCGTAATGTTTCCTCCGGGGGCGTTTAATTGTCCAGTGTTGATGACGCTACCGCCGACTAAGGTAAGGTTTTTTCCTTCTAAAACTGATAAATTACCCGCATTAACAATACTTCCTGGTTCAATTACATCAAAGGCAAATTGACTGGGATTGCCGACTAAATCTTGGTAGTTATTTGTCCCAATTACATCAAACCAATTATTATCGTTGAAGCCGACTCCGGTAGCAGTTGTAGCGGTAAAGTCTCCTGGTACGTTTAAACTTGCACCAGAACCAAAAATAATTCCTGCGGGGTTAATTAAATATAAGTTCGCATTACTTCCTGTTAATTGAATTAAGCCATTAATCAGTGATGGATCGCCACCAACAACTCTTCCCAGAACATTGCGAATTTCTGGTTGGGCAAGAAAATTAGCAATTTGTTCGGACGAAAGCCCAAATTGCTCGAAACTGTGAAATAAATTTCCTCCATCGCTGGATAAGGAACCGCCTGTAATTTCAAAGCGGTTGCCATCGATCGTGACAATTGTCCCTGTCCCATCGTCAGCAGGTTCGATTCTTTCGGCTAAAGCAGAAGTGCTACTGATTAGGTGAGAAAAGAAGATTATTGTCAACCATTGCATTAGCTTGGCGACGGAGAGTTTCATCGGTATTTGCTCTTTTACACAGGTAAACTTTACTTACTGACCATTTTTGGCTAATTTAGCAAGAAGATCAAAATAATAGTTAAAGATCGCTAATATATTAACTCTTGCAGAAATCCGCCTACCTCTATACTACGGAGTAATTAGCTATTTGCCACCCAAACTAAGTTAAAAGTTAATTTATCGCTCGAAACAAATTTACAGCTTTAGTTTCAAACCAAAGCTGTAATCCCGATCTCAATTTAAATAAAGTTTTGTAGTTGGCTTGTATTTTCAATCTCTGTCGAGAGATTATTTTTCAGGCAAAAAATTAAGGAGAATCTATAATTGCTTTCGTTCTCTCTGCAAAAAATGGGTGATTTTAGCTACAATCCACTCTTGCTCTACTTTAGTTAAAGTTGAACCAAAACAGTGTTTTTTGTCTCCTTCCCAGAGAGCAAGGGTAGCTTGATTATTTTTTGAGTTAGCGTCGATTTCTCTTTCAACTTGTTGTAAATAGAGAGTTTTACCTCGATAGGTAGAAAATTTCCAACCAAATAAGATTCTTTGCAGAGAAAAAGAATCTAAGTTAATTTCCAAACGGGTTTTACCAGCGATCGCCCAGAAGAATCCCGCCCACATTAGTAAGCCAATGATACCTAATGGGCTGGTAAGTAACAAAATTGCGATCGCGGAAACAAATTGTCCGGATACTAAGGCTGCTAGAGAAAATACTAAGGGAAAACCTAAAAATGAACCAAAAACAGGTAATACGATAATCCCGGTTTTCCATCCCGTCGGAGGAATATCTAAGCGTAAATCTCCATTTGTTTCTTTCACCACTACACGACTACCCATCGGTTGTTTAATCTGGAGTTGGCGCAGTTGCAATTTGCTTAATCTCGCTAAGGCTTTACCCGCAGATGGAAAGCGATCTTCTACCGCAGGTTCGAGCATTTTTTCCAACCAATCAGCAAATTCAGATGAAATTTGGACTCGCGAACGAAAGTCAATTTTTAACCTTTTTGCAGGTAACTCTTCGGGATTTCTATGAGTTAGTAAAAATAATAAAGTAGCTCCTAATCCATACAAATCTGAAGCCCAAAAAGCAACTCCTTGAAATTGTTCTGGAGCCATATAACCAATAGTCCCGACAAATGTACTGCCTTTAATTAAGGTATTGCGATAAACATCTTGTACTGCACCAAAATCAACTAAAAATATCTTGCCGTCGCTTTGGCGAATAATATTTTGTGGCTTAATATCTCGGTGAATGACTGGTGGCGTCCAAGAATGCAAATATTTCAGGATTTTTAGCACTTGTTTGGCAATATTTTTGACTTCTTCTTCGTTAGCGTGCCATCCTTTTTGGACTAAATCAGCTAAGGATTCACCAGCTACTAATTCTTGGACTAAATAAAAGCGCCGATCTTCTGGTGTGTCGATATGGAAGTAGTCGAGATATTGGGGAATATTTGGGTGATTCAGATTAGCTAAAACTTTCGCTTCTCGTTCAAATAGTTCTAACATTTTCCAGTTAGTTGCTGCCCGTAATGAGAGAATTTTTATTGCTACTCGTTTATAATTAGTTAAGTCTTCGGCTTCGTAGGTTGTACCAAATGCTCCTTCACCTAAAGGCGCAACCAAACGATATCTTCCCGCAATAATATTTTCTGTTTTCTTTAAAGTTTCCATAGTTCTCAATTAATAATTAATGATTAATAACTAGCTAATTTTTTTCCTACTCTCTACCTTCCCAATCCCCAATCCCCAATCCCCAGTCCCCAATCCCTATATTTGCTGTAAAAAATTAGTGATTTGTGCGGCTAACCAATTCATCTCTTCTTGTCGGAGATTGTTGTAATTAAATCCTCTTTGACGCACTCCTTCCCAGATAATAAAACGAGAATCTTCTACTTCAATTTGACAAATATCGGCAGTTCGTCCTTTTTGTTCGCGAATAGATATATTTCCTAATCGCCATTGTAAGCGAAATTTGTGTCTATCAATTTCTAAATGTCTGCTACCAGCACTTGACCATAATGCTTCTGGTAATGGTAGTAAACAGCCAGCTATAATCCAAATTGGTAGCAAATATGTCCAAGAAATTCCCGCAGCAGCAAGGTAAGAGTTAATTAACCATAAAAAGCCGTTTAGTAATAACAACACAATGACGGTAATTATCCATCCTGAATGTAAGGGATTGATGTCGGCAACTAATTTTTTGTTGGTTCTATTTAAAGTGATGCGACTGTTAATTGGTGGTTGAAGTTCCTGGGTTGGGGATGGTGGTATTCTTTGGTTGCTTTGTAAGGTTTTTAAGGCGAGTTTGGCGGAGGAAAAACGATCTTCTAAGGTGGGTTCGAGCATTTTTTCTAGCCAGTCGCCAAATTGATTGGATATTTTTACTTGGGAGCGAAATTCGATTTTCAGACGCTTTTTTTCGAGTTCGCCTGGATTATTCCCAGTTAGTAAAAATATTAGGGTACTTCCTAAACTGTATAAGTCTGATGCTGGTACGACTGTGCCGCGAAATTGCTCTGGAGATATATAGCCGAAGCTGCCGACAAATGTACCACCGCGAGTAAGGGTGTTGCGGTAAATGTCTTGTACTGCTCCGAAATCGACTAAGAAGATTTTACCGTCGCTTTGGCGAATTAGGTTTTGTGGTTTGATGTCTCGATGCAAAACTGGTGGTGTGAGAGTGTGGAGGTAGTCTAAGATTGATAAAATTTGGATGGCGATGCGCTTGACTTCGGCTTCGTCGGGATGCCAACCTTTAGCTATTAAGTCGGCTAAGGATTCTCCGGTTGCTAATTCTTGGACTAGGTAGATTTGGCGATCGCTGCCTGTATATGCTTCAAAATAATCTAGGTATTTGGGTATATTAGGATGGTTGAGGTTGGCGAGAATTTTCGCTTCTCGTTCAAATAATTCTAATGTTTTCCAGTCTCGGATCTGATTTACTGTTAAGGCTTTTAATGCTATCCGTCGATAGTTGCTTAAGTCTTCTGCTTCGTAGGTGGTTCCTGCTGAACCTGTCCCTAGAGGGGTGACTATTCGATACCTCTGGGCAATAATTTCTTCTGGTCGATGCTGTAGGGTTTCCATAGTGGAGGTTAGAGGTTAGATGTCAACAACCGATCGTTAATCTGGGTACTAATCACCTAAATCCAGGTTGCATAGCTGCTCATCCGGAGTTTTTACTCTTTTCTTGCACTAAAAGGAAAATTTTTTGTGACTTTATCTTGACTTTTTTGCAAAAATATGCAGCAAGATTTTCTGAGGTTCAGGCGATCGCACTTACTCAAGAACAGTAAAATCAACTAATTCCCAGGCTTTGATAACTTTTTGTAAATTATGCTTGACTTTTGAGCAAATATGTGAAGCGAACTTTTTGTTTTTCANAAAACAAACTTTTTGTTTCTCAAATTCAGGCGCTCGCACTTAACTCAATGAGAGTGAAATCAACTAATTCCGAGGCTTTGATAACTTTGTGTGAATCATTCTTGACTTTTTGGCAATTTTGTGAAACGAACTTTTTGTTTCTCAAATTCAGGCGCTCGCACTTACTCAATGAGAGTGAAATCAACTGACTCAAGAGAGTGTACAACTTTTTGTAAATTGTGCTTGACTTTTGAGCAAATCTGTGAAACGAACTTTTTGTTTTTCAAATTCAGGCGCTCGCACTTAACTCAATGAGAGTGAAATCAACTAATTCCGAGGCTTTGATAACTTTGTGTGAATCATTCTTGACTTTTTGGCAATTTTGTGAAACAAACTTTTTTCCCAAAATTCAGGCGCTCGCACTTACTCAATGAGAGTGAAATCAACTGACTCAAGAGAGTGTGCAACTTTTTGTAAATTGTGCTTGACTTTTGAGCAAATCTGTAAAACAAACTTTTTTTCCCAAAATTCAGGCGATCGCGCTGAATAAATTACAGTAAATTCATATAGATTGGGAGTAAAGCGTAGATGAGCAAACTAA
This window contains:
- the rpsO gene encoding 30S ribosomal protein S15 encodes the protein MSLTQQRKQELMSEYQVHETDTGSADLQVAMLTERINQLTKHLQANKQDHSSRRGLLKMIGRRKRLLSYIQKQNRDRYKNLITRLGIRG
- a CDS encoding PAM68 family protein; this encodes MVSESEERDRLPFEPRQKKKKTPKKAPTATPATTEKPNKSRSDAQLKGAVPEVVSKRMIRRMALFCGIPTVLGIGSFIVSYFIVSKDWFDLPTVAVLLISMAFFGLGVVGLSYGIFSASWEEERVGSWLGFAEFKTNFGRTVAAWRSQRQEAKGD
- the aroF gene encoding 3-deoxy-7-phosphoheptulonate synthase; this encodes MIVVMKVGSPEAEIERINSEFEDWGLTPEKIVGKHKVVIGLVGDTAALDPLQIEEISPWIEQVLRVERPYKRASREFRHGEASEVIVSTPEGPVIFGEHHPVAIVAGPCSVENEQMIVETAKRVKAAGAKFLRGGAYKPRTSPYSFQGHGESALDLLAAARDASGLGIITEVMDTADVEKVGEVADVLQIGARNMQNFPLLKKVGAQDKPVLLKRGMSATIEEWLMASEYVLAAGNPNVILCERGIRAFDRQYARNTLDLAAIPVLRELTHLPIMIDPSHGTGRAEYVPTMAMAAIAAGCDALMIEVHPNPAKALSDGPQSLTPERFDRLMTELSAIGKAVNRWQEPATVLA
- a CDS encoding CHAT domain-containing protein; the protein is MKLSVAKLMQWLTIIFFSHLISSTSALAERIEPADDGTGTIVTIDGNRFEITGGSLSSDGGNLFHSFEQFGLSSEQIANFLAQPEIRNVLGRVVGGDPSLINGLIQLTGSNANLYLINPAGIIFGSGASLNVPGDFTATTATGVGFNDNNWFDVIGTNNYQDLVGNPSQFAFDVIEPGSIVNAGNLSVLEGKNLTLVGGSVINTGQLNAPGGNITIAAVPGTSLVRISQAGNLLSLEIEIPTDDRGQPLPIKPLDLPTLLTGGTENLATGIRVSATGEIQLNRSQASVAPKPGDTIVSGRINSSTLRSDRIGGNINIIGDRVGVVSADIAASSFYGGGNIRIGGDYKGNGEIPNAVRTFVSEDSAIAADALLNGNGGRVIIWADELTSFQGNLTARGGRDSGNGGFVEISGRENLNFNGTVDVSASNGIPGTLLLDPQNVFITRKSNSPTLILTLSSIFQEDFYSEDISIDADKLENQIGNIIIEATNNITIEINNTNLDFKNKDTISITFTADADRDGIGNYYLDPNNNIRTRGIPITIEGANITVGDIDTTFGNAKEGADITLLANNRDEIITGELNPGSNGIISLLNRSFEPPIPTEPTQPTDPETEEPTQPTNPEIEEPTQPTDPVAENPTQPTDPETEEPTQPTDPETEEPTQPTNPEIEEPTQPTNPEIEEPTQPTDPVGENPTQPTDPETEEPTQPTDPVGENPTQPTNPETEEPTQPTDPETEEPTQPTDPVAENPTQPTNPETEEPTQPTDPVAENPTQPTNPEVEEPTQPTDPVAENPTQPTDPEVEEPTQPTDPETEEPTQPTDPVAENPTQPTNPEVEEPTQPTDPVAENPTQPTNPEVEEPTQPTDPVAENPTQPTNPEVEEPTQPTDPVAENPTQPTDPVGENPTQPSEEDEEDEEEDNESEVVAEESESEAIASDFPHPVTEVLNPLALENQTTGQDTSTQPNNSESSVEVSESESESESEITSDPNPTQVYSQTRASNLAVEKLENSFNREYTEYLQVEVVPSLNLTQASNILRQSEATTGIKPAIIYAVFVPTSLSQDSASQESEAAKSSSLVELGGSRYSHSPQASDRLELIVITGNGTLLRKSVNVTRAEVRQTALEFYQTIVNVRHSPNLAPAQKMYQWLVAPIEADLQRLQIESLIYIPDVGLRTLPLAALHDGQEYIIQRYSVGIMPSLSLTDTRQTDLDRYQVLAMGASEFEELAPLPAVETELSTISRIWPGKIFLNDDFTLENLKLQQQTNPFGIVHFATHAEFLPGKPSNSYIQLADRKLSISQLRSLDWDNPQVELLVLSACRTALGNNEVELGFAGSAVQAGVKSVVASLWYINDIGTLALMSEFYQQLRDTPTKLEALRQAQLAMLDGRVRLETGNLVTSKREFPLDSEVEKENSRDLSHPYYWSAFTSIGNPW
- a CDS encoding serine/threonine protein kinase, which translates into the protein METLKKTENIIAGRYRLVAPLGEGAFGTTYEAEDLTNYKRVAIKILSLRAATNWKMLELFEREAKVLANLNHPNIPQYLDYFHIDTPEDRRFYLVQELVAGESLADLVQKGWHANEEEVKNIAKQVLKILKYLHSWTPPVIHRDIKPQNIIRQSDGKIFLVDFGAVQDVYRNTLIKGSTFVGTIGYMAPEQFQGVAFWASDLYGLGATLLFLLTHRNPEELPAKRLKIDFRSRVQISSEFADWLEKMLEPAVEDRFPSAGKALARLSKLQLRQLQIKQPMGSRVVVKETNGDLRLDIPPTGWKTGIIVLPVFGSFLGFPLVFSLAALVSGQFVSAIAILLLTSPLGIIGLLMWAGFFWAIAGKTRLEINLDSFSLQRILFGWKFSTYRGKTLYLQQVEREIDANSKNNQATLALWEGDKKHCFGSTLTKVEQEWIVAKITHFLQRERKQL
- a CDS encoding serine/threonine protein kinase codes for the protein METLQHRPEEIIAQRYRIVTPLGTGSAGTTYEAEDLSNYRRIALKALTVNQIRDWKTLELFEREAKILANLNHPNIPKYLDYFEAYTGSDRQIYLVQELATGESLADLIAKGWHPDEAEVKRIAIQILSILDYLHTLTPPVLHRDIKPQNLIRQSDGKIFLVDFGAVQDIYRNTLTRGGTFVGSFGYISPEQFRGTVVPASDLYSLGSTLIFLLTGNNPGELEKKRLKIEFRSQVKISNQFGDWLEKMLEPTLEDRFSSAKLALKTLQSNQRIPPSPTQELQPPINSRITLNRTNKKLVADINPLHSGWIITVIVLLLLNGFLWLINSYLAAAGISWTYLLPIWIIAGCLLPLPEALWSSAGSRHLEIDRHKFRLQWRLGNISIREQKGRTADICQIEVEDSRFIIWEGVRQRGFNYNNLRQEEMNWLAAQITNFLQQI